From one Mya arenaria isolate MELC-2E11 chromosome 4, ASM2691426v1 genomic stretch:
- the LOC128229986 gene encoding protein ABHD15-like has translation MTDLTFCVAVFGTIVVSAFIYLKSLMKQPSTIPKLYFKESALASHLLKRCRLMNRTFDPPLYLRNAHVQTLLSFILSNTSTKFDREYLQMRDRGIVALDWALHVSVHKKKRCSVLIILPGLTTTAVNVSNLCSLAAHKGYRPVVFNQRGFGNSVLATPKILSNGDPHDFRQVVKYIHSRYPKALVTMVGLGTGCSLLPSYLGEFGSSANICAGVCISACFDSSGKFSKGLQGIYDILYLLALKKALFVHSNSLSKYINFNEVLKCWSFRHFDELVYSKLYNFSTVDDFWDRNNPLRDVDEIAVPLLFINSLDDPFYSKISIPYDLCKYYPHFLMVCTNKGGHCGFIDDPCDVSWAKKLALDYLDTVLEFTNKGHTIKYGNCTDRSTI, from the coding sequence ATGACGGACCTTACATTCTGCGTAGCCGTGTTTGGCACAATAGTGGTCAGTGCTTTCATTTACCTCAAGTCTTTAATGAAACAGCCATCGACCATTCCAAAACTGTATTTCAAAGAATCAGCATTGGCGTCGCATCTTCTCAAGCGATGCAGACTGATGAACCGTACTTTCGATCCGCCTTTGTATCTACGAAACGCGCATGTCCAAACTTTACTTTCATTTATCCTTTCAAATACTTCGACAAAATTTGACAGAGAATATCTACAAATGCGTGATCGAGGAATCGTAGCGCTTGACTGGGCTCTTCATGTGTCTGTTCACAAGAAAAAGCGTTGTTCTGTGTTAATAATACTTCCGGGACTAACCACTACCGCGGttaatgtttcaaatttgtGTAGTTTAGCTGCTCACAAAGGTTATAGGCCAGTTGTGTTTAACCAAAGAGGATTCGGAAATTCAGTTTTAGCTACTCCGAAGATATTGAGCAACGGGGATCCGCACGATTTTCGCcaagttgtaaaatatatacatagtCGATACCCAAAAGCGTTGGTTACAATGGTCGGCTTAGGAACGGGTTGTTCGCTTTTACCATCATATCTTGGAGAATTCGGATCATCGGCAAACATTTGTGCTGGAGTGTGTATATCGGCGTGCTTTGACAGCTCAGGAAAGTTTTCCAAAGGCCTTCAAGGAATATACgacatattatatttgttggCATTAAAAAAAGCGTTATTTGTACATTCAAATTCACTTTCAAAGTATATCAATTTCAATGAAGTGCTCAAATGCTGGTCTTTTCGACATTTTGACGAACTGgtgtattcaaaattatataatttttcaaCTGTTGATGACTTTTGGGACCGCAATAATCCTTTGAGAGATGTCGACGAGATAGCAGttcctttattatttatcaatagcTTAGATGATCcgttttattccaaaataagcATTCCATACGATCTCTGCAAGTACTATCCACATTTTCTAATGGTTTGTACTAATAAAGGTGGACATTGTGGATTTATTGACGACCCTTGTGATGTAAGTTGGGCGAAGAAACTAGCACTGGATTACTTAGACACTGTATTAGAGTTTACAAACAAGGGCCACACTATTAAATATGGAAACTGTACTGATCGATCTACAATTTAA
- the LOC128230059 gene encoding protein ABHD15-like → MYFAVYSTVTSLPFCVAVFGTIMVSAIIYLKSFMNQPSTIPKLYFKESALASHLLKRCRLMDRKFDPPWYLRNAHIQTILSSFILTDTSTEFEREYLQMRDQGVVALDWALHVSVHKKKCCSVFVILPGLTATAVNVSNLCTLAAHKGYRPVVFNQRGFGNSVLTTPKILSNGDPHDLRQVVKYIHSRYPKALVTMVGLGTGCSLLLSYLGEFGSSANICAGVCISACFDSSRKLSKGVQGIYDILELLALKKALFVHSNSLSKYINFNELFKCWSFRHFDELVYSKLYNFSTVDDFWDRNNPLRDVDEIAVPLLFINSLDDPFYSKISIPYDLFKYYPHFLMVCTNKGGHCGFIDNPCDVSWAEKLALDYLDTVLEFPNKGHTIKYGNCTVRSTI, encoded by the coding sequence ATGTATTTTGCTGTGTACTCAACTGTAACGTCTCTACCATTTTGCGTAGCCGTGTTTGGCACAATAATGGTCAGTGCTATCATTTACCTCAAGTCTTTTATGAACCAGCCATCAACCATTCCAAAACTGTATTTCAAAGAATCAGCATTGGCGTCGCATCTTCTCAAGCGATGCAGACTAATGGATCGTAAATTCGATCCGCCTTGGTATTTACGAAACGCGCACATCCAAACGATACTTTCATCATTTATTCTCACAGATACCTCAACTGAATTTGAAAGGGAATATCTACAAATGCGTGATCAAGGAGTCGTAGCGCTTGACTGGGCTCTACATGTATCTGTTCATAAGAAAAAGTGTTGTTCTGTGTTTGTAATACTTCCGGGACTAACCGCTACCGCGGTCAATGTTTCAAACTTGTGTACTTTAGCTGCTCACAAAGGTTATAGGCCTGTTGTGTTTAACCAACGAGGATTCGGAAATTCAGTTTTAACCACTCCGAAGATACTGAGCAACGGGGATCCGCACGATTTACGAcaagttgtaaaatatatacatagtaGATACCCAAAAGCGTTAGTTACAATGGTCGGCTTAGGAACAGGTTGTTCGCTTTTACTTTCATATCTTGGAGAATTCGGATCATCGGCAAACATTTGTGCTGGAGTGTGTATATCGGCGTGCTTTGACAGCTCAAGAAAACTTTCCAAAGGCGTTCAAGGAATATACGACATATTAGAATTGTTGGCATTGAAAAAAGCGTTATTTGTACATTCAAATTCACTTTCAAAGTATATCAATTTCAATGAGTTGTTCAAATGCTGGTCTTTTCGACATTTTGACGAACTGgtgtattcaaaattatataatttttcaaCTGTTGATGACTTTTGGGACCGCAATAATCCTTTGAGAGATGTCGACGAGATAGCAGttcctttattatttatcaatagcTTGGATGATCcgttttattccaaaataagcATTCCATATGATCTCTTCAAGTACTATCCACATTTTCTAATGGTTTGTACTAATAAAGGTGGACATTGTGGATTTATTGACAACCCATGTGATGTAAGTTGGGCAGAGAAACTAGCACTGGATTACTTAGATACCGTGTTAGAGTTTCCAAACAAGGGCCACACTATTAAATATGGAAACTGTACTGTTCGATCTACAATTTAA